From a region of the Brevibacterium siliguriense genome:
- a CDS encoding response regulator transcription factor — MTPTENPPARILIVDDEANLAELLVMACRVRGWDAEGVGTGREAVALARSEHFDAIVLDVMLPDLDGFAVIEKVRGEGIDTPVVFLSARDEVDDRLTGLRLGGDDYVTKPFNLDEVIARIEARLRRSVPAGPGDEEDVLRVGDLELDERSHEVTRAGRQIELTAREFEVLLLFMRNPRVVLSKAQILDRVWDYDFGGNGNIVELYVSYLRKKIDAPFPDLPNLFHTKRGAGYILRAEQ, encoded by the coding sequence ATGACTCCGACAGAGAACCCGCCGGCACGCATCCTCATCGTCGATGACGAAGCGAACCTCGCCGAACTCCTCGTCATGGCCTGCCGGGTTCGCGGGTGGGACGCCGAGGGAGTCGGTACGGGCCGCGAAGCGGTGGCTCTGGCCCGAAGCGAGCACTTCGATGCGATCGTACTCGACGTCATGCTGCCCGACCTCGACGGTTTCGCCGTCATCGAGAAGGTCAGGGGCGAGGGCATCGACACCCCGGTGGTCTTCCTCTCCGCCCGTGACGAGGTCGATGACCGGCTCACGGGGCTGCGCCTCGGCGGGGATGACTATGTGACGAAGCCGTTCAACCTCGACGAGGTGATCGCCCGGATCGAGGCCCGACTGCGGCGCAGCGTACCGGCGGGGCCGGGCGATGAGGAGGATGTGCTGCGGGTCGGCGACCTCGAACTCGACGAACGGTCGCATGAGGTCACTCGCGCCGGTCGGCAGATCGAGCTCACAGCCCGCGAATTCGAGGTGCTGCTGCTGTTCATGCGCAACCCGAGAGTGGTCCTGTCGAAGGCGCAGATCCTCGACCGCGTCTGGGACTACGACTTCGGAGGCAACGGAAATATCGTCGAACTCTACGTGTCCTACCTGCGGAAGAAGATCGACGCACCGTTCCCGGACCTGCCGAATCTCTTCCACACGAAGCGCGGGGCCGGCTACATCCTGCGGGCGGAGCAGTGA
- a CDS encoding sensor histidine kinase yields the protein MRLRRWRLQTRLIVLAGLVLLLVGTGIGTASWLSVRTSLMSDLDEQLTSMTSHARSGGAGSGPGAGPGTDSSSAVDSALRFLFQPGVGDGALAVVDSGGGGEGLIAEAGLSRPRSLSSDAIEALLSVEPGNSETSHESVRVPGFGDYRVVAFEDNETRIIYGVPQGRVDAAMDRTAWTTAVVVLTGVLITAGLMAVIIHRQLRDLRDVARTAREVTDLELSAGKPELALRVSSELAVPGTEVGDVGAAVNRMLDHVGTALDERYRGTEQMRRFVADASHELRTPIATIRGWADLTRPYRADLPAEVTTSLAKIDSGAMRMSSLVDDLLLLARLEAGRQPTNEDTVDVSSLLVELVDDAHVVHPDHSLILDVPPDPLEVCGALDHVRRVVSIVLTNACVHTPPGTRVSVSAAAVRKPVAGKAPSDDVAIRIGDDGPGIPTEIRDTVFDRFVRGDPSRTRQTGAQGGSSGLGLAIASGLIKLMHGSITMASSDEGTIFELRLPAA from the coding sequence GTGAGACTGCGACGGTGGCGGCTGCAGACGAGACTCATCGTCCTCGCCGGCCTCGTGCTGTTGCTCGTCGGCACCGGAATCGGCACCGCCTCCTGGCTGAGCGTACGCACCTCCCTGATGTCCGACCTCGACGAGCAGCTGACGTCGATGACTTCGCACGCGCGGTCCGGCGGGGCGGGCAGCGGGCCCGGAGCGGGGCCGGGCACCGATTCATCGTCGGCGGTCGATTCAGCTCTGCGTTTCCTCTTCCAGCCGGGAGTCGGTGACGGTGCGCTCGCCGTCGTCGACTCCGGCGGCGGGGGAGAGGGGCTCATCGCCGAGGCGGGGCTGAGCCGTCCCCGGTCCCTGTCCTCGGACGCCATCGAAGCTCTGCTGTCGGTCGAACCTGGGAACAGCGAGACCAGTCACGAATCCGTGCGTGTGCCCGGGTTCGGCGATTATCGGGTCGTGGCCTTCGAAGACAACGAAACGAGGATCATCTATGGAGTTCCGCAGGGCCGCGTCGATGCCGCAATGGATCGCACCGCCTGGACGACGGCGGTCGTCGTCCTCACCGGGGTCCTCATCACCGCCGGTCTCATGGCCGTCATCATCCACCGCCAGCTGCGTGACCTCAGGGACGTCGCGCGCACCGCACGCGAGGTCACAGACCTCGAACTCAGTGCCGGAAAGCCCGAGCTCGCGCTGCGTGTATCCTCGGAACTCGCAGTCCCCGGAACCGAAGTCGGCGATGTCGGCGCCGCGGTCAATCGGATGCTCGACCATGTCGGGACCGCCCTCGACGAGCGCTACCGTGGCACCGAGCAGATGCGCCGCTTCGTCGCCGATGCCTCCCATGAGCTGCGCACGCCGATCGCGACGATCCGCGGATGGGCCGACCTCACTCGGCCGTACCGTGCGGACCTGCCCGCGGAGGTGACCACCTCCTTGGCGAAGATCGATTCCGGGGCGATGCGGATGTCCTCCCTGGTCGATGACCTGCTGCTCCTGGCCCGTCTGGAAGCCGGCCGGCAGCCGACGAACGAGGACACGGTCGATGTGTCATCGCTGCTGGTCGAACTCGTCGACGATGCCCATGTGGTCCATCCCGATCATTCGCTCATCCTCGACGTGCCCCCGGACCCTCTTGAAGTCTGCGGTGCTCTCGACCATGTGCGGCGCGTCGTATCGATCGTGCTGACGAACGCCTGCGTGCACACACCTCCGGGAACGCGTGTCAGCGTTTCGGCTGCGGCCGTGCGAAAGCCGGTGGCGGGGAAGGCACCCAGCGACGACGTAGCCATCCGCATCGGCGACGACGGTCCGGGCATCCCGACGGAGATTCGCGACACGGTCTTCGACCGCTTCGTCCGCGGAGACCCCTCACGGACGCGCCAGACGGGAGCTCAAGGAGGATCCTCGGGCCTGGGCCTGGCGATCGCTTCGGGCCTCATCAAGCTCATGCACGGCAGCATCACGATGGCGAGTTCGGACGAAGGCACGATCTTCGAACTGCGGCTGCCTGCGGCGTGA
- the katG gene encoding catalase/peroxidase HPI — MTQTTTGGCPVAHTSTEPAAAPDSDQLVNPVQGDANAQWWPNRLNLKILAKGQPARDPMDPDFDYDAEFNSLDYYQLKADIEALQKDNQDWWSADFGHYGPFMIRMAWHSAGTYRVQDGRGGGGEGQQRFAPLNSWPDNVSLDKARRLLWPVKKKYGKKISWADLFILAGNVALESMGFKTFGFAGGRKDVWEPDNDVYWGSETEWLGTDKRYVGNRELQKPLAATTMGLIYVNPEGPEGEPDPVKAAIDIRETFARMAMNDEETVALIAGGHTFGKTHGAGPESHKGADPEAAPLEEQGLGWKSDFGTGQGNDSIGSGIEVTWTYHPTRWDNEFFHILFAYEWEVFENEGGHLQWRPKDGGGDDMVPMAQGDGRREPRMLTTDLSLRFDPAYEKISRRFKDDQKAFEDAFARAWFKLTHRDMGPATRYLGPEAPSEELIWQDPVPAGTPLDDAGLEAVKTAVRESGLTVSQLVSTTWAAASSHRVSDMRGGVNGGRLRLEPQRSWEANEPAKLAEVLPVLEGIAESTGASFADVLAIAGAVGVETAAAAAGHSITVPVSTGRGDATQEQTDVDSFGYLEPTHDGFRNYLTEGLPLKAEYLLLDKASLLGLTPPELTVLIGGLRVLGANYEDSELGVFTDRPGELTNDFFVNLLDLGNVWKPVGPSETANVYECYSPEGEKLWTGSRIDLLFGANSELRAIAEVYGSDDANEKFVADFVKAWTKLVEADRFDLKR, encoded by the coding sequence ATGACCCAGACGACCACCGGCGGCTGCCCGGTCGCCCACACCTCCACGGAACCGGCTGCGGCGCCGGATTCCGACCAGCTGGTCAACCCCGTCCAGGGTGATGCCAACGCCCAGTGGTGGCCCAATCGCCTCAACCTCAAGATCCTTGCCAAGGGGCAGCCGGCGCGCGACCCCATGGATCCTGACTTCGACTACGACGCGGAGTTCAACAGCCTCGACTACTACCAGCTCAAGGCCGACATCGAAGCTCTGCAGAAGGACAACCAGGACTGGTGGTCCGCTGACTTCGGGCACTACGGCCCGTTCATGATCCGCATGGCCTGGCACTCGGCCGGCACCTACCGCGTTCAGGACGGCCGCGGAGGCGGCGGCGAGGGTCAGCAGCGCTTCGCACCGCTGAACTCCTGGCCCGACAACGTCTCGCTCGACAAGGCTCGCCGTCTGCTGTGGCCGGTGAAGAAGAAGTACGGCAAGAAGATCTCCTGGGCCGACCTCTTCATCCTCGCCGGCAACGTCGCTCTCGAATCGATGGGCTTCAAGACCTTCGGCTTCGCCGGCGGCCGCAAGGACGTCTGGGAACCCGACAACGATGTGTACTGGGGCTCCGAGACCGAATGGCTGGGCACCGACAAACGCTACGTGGGCAACCGTGAGCTGCAGAAGCCTCTGGCGGCGACCACCATGGGCCTCATCTACGTCAACCCCGAGGGCCCGGAGGGTGAACCCGATCCGGTCAAGGCCGCAATCGACATCCGCGAGACCTTCGCACGCATGGCTATGAACGACGAGGAGACCGTCGCACTCATCGCCGGCGGACACACCTTCGGCAAGACGCATGGTGCCGGTCCTGAATCGCACAAGGGTGCCGACCCGGAAGCCGCTCCGCTCGAAGAGCAGGGCCTGGGCTGGAAGTCCGATTTCGGCACGGGGCAGGGCAACGACTCCATCGGCTCGGGCATCGAGGTCACTTGGACCTACCACCCGACCCGCTGGGACAACGAATTCTTCCACATTCTCTTCGCCTACGAGTGGGAGGTCTTCGAGAACGAAGGCGGACACCTGCAGTGGCGTCCCAAGGACGGCGGCGGGGACGATATGGTCCCCATGGCCCAAGGTGACGGGCGCCGCGAGCCCCGTATGCTCACGACCGACCTGTCACTGCGCTTCGATCCCGCGTACGAGAAGATCTCGCGCCGCTTCAAGGACGACCAGAAAGCGTTCGAAGATGCTTTCGCTCGCGCCTGGTTCAAGCTCACCCACCGCGATATGGGCCCGGCGACCCGTTACCTCGGCCCCGAAGCTCCGAGCGAGGAGCTCATCTGGCAGGACCCGGTTCCGGCCGGCACCCCGCTTGATGACGCCGGCCTCGAAGCCGTCAAGACAGCCGTCCGCGAGTCCGGGCTGACCGTCTCACAGCTCGTGTCGACGACATGGGCCGCGGCCTCGTCACACCGCGTCTCGGACATGCGCGGCGGCGTCAACGGAGGTCGTCTCCGTCTCGAACCGCAGCGCAGCTGGGAGGCCAACGAGCCCGCCAAGCTCGCCGAGGTGCTTCCCGTGCTCGAGGGCATCGCCGAGTCCACCGGCGCATCGTTTGCCGATGTGCTGGCAATCGCCGGCGCCGTCGGAGTCGAGACCGCTGCCGCGGCGGCCGGTCACTCGATCACGGTTCCGGTCTCCACCGGCCGCGGGGACGCCACCCAGGAACAGACCGATGTCGACTCGTTCGGCTACCTCGAGCCGACCCACGACGGTTTCCGCAACTACCTCACCGAGGGCCTTCCGCTCAAGGCCGAGTACCTCCTGCTCGACAAGGCCAGCCTGCTGGGTCTGACCCCGCCGGAGCTCACGGTCCTCATCGGCGGGCTCCGCGTCCTCGGTGCGAACTACGAAGATTCCGAACTCGGTGTCTTCACCGATCGCCCCGGCGAGCTGACGAACGACTTCTTCGTCAATCTGCTCGATCTCGGCAACGTCTGGAAGCCCGTCGGACCGTCCGAGACGGCCAATGTCTACGAGTGCTACTCCCCCGAGGGCGAGAAGCTGTGGACCGGCAGCCGGATCGACCTCCTGTTCGGAGCGAACTCCGAACTGCGTGCGATCGCCGAGGTCTACGGCTCCGACGACGCGAACGAGAAGTTCGTCGCCGACTTCGTCAAGGCCTGGACGAAGCTCGTCGAAGCCGACCGCTTCGACCTCAAGCGCTGA